The following are from one region of the Arachis duranensis cultivar V14167 chromosome 10, aradu.V14167.gnm2.J7QH, whole genome shotgun sequence genome:
- the LOC107469552 gene encoding TATA-binding protein-associated factor BTAF1-like: MDHHTSGKCTKFLVAVMVCLKYITRADIDYLGQLLWNYCILDEGHIIKNAKSKVTLAVKQLKAQHHLILSGTPIQNNIMDLWSLFDFLMPGFLGTERQVKSYFPFLILIITYALLIWDEKNLKRLKSSGKLKKVLWRLGILVGYFFKLMPMLSEML, translated from the exons ATGGACCACCATACGAGTGGCAAGTGTACAA AATTCTTGGTGGCAGTCATGGTGTGCCTCAAGTACATTACAAGGGCAG ACATCGATTATTTGGGACAGCTTCTGTGGAATTACTGCATTTTAGATGAAGGGCATATAATCAAGAATGCTAAGTCCAAAGTTACACTTGCTGTAAAGCAGTTAAAAGCCCAACACCACTTGATATTGAGTGGGACTCCAATACAG AATAACATCATGGACTTGTGGTCCCTTTTTGATTTTCTAATGCCTGGATTTCTTGGAACAGAGAGACAG GTAAAGTCTTATTTTCCTTTCCTCATACTAATTATTACTTATGCTCTACTGATTTGGGACGAAAAGAATTTGAAGAGGCTTAAAAGCAGTGGAAAGTTAAAGAAAGTTCTTTGGAGACTAGGAATTTTGGTGGGTTACTTTTTCAAGCTCATGCCAATGCTATCAGAAATGTTATGA